The Burkholderia cepacia genome includes a region encoding these proteins:
- a CDS encoding RNA polymerase factor sigma-70: MAMAEVLDRPAAAAANPFLGSPSDRPSRPALQARRAARPSAQGALLDVLISHRAMLVNVARGFVGCASRAEDVVHDVFVKLVEFPNQDAVRQPVAYVTRMVRNASIDACRRQNLENVYHTEEDDGFDVPSPEPTPEAALLTRDTLRRVWAALDDLPARSRAAFEMVRLREETLQTAARALNVSQTLVHFMVRDAERHCAECLDACHRGVACPVFLGGRTRRR; encoded by the coding sequence ATGGCGATGGCGGAAGTGCTCGACCGACCGGCGGCGGCAGCGGCGAACCCGTTCCTCGGCAGCCCATCCGATCGGCCGTCCAGGCCCGCGCTGCAGGCGCGCCGCGCGGCGAGGCCGAGCGCGCAGGGCGCGTTGCTCGACGTGCTGATCTCGCATCGCGCGATGCTCGTGAACGTCGCGCGCGGCTTCGTCGGCTGTGCGAGCCGTGCCGAGGACGTCGTGCACGACGTGTTCGTGAAGCTCGTCGAATTCCCGAACCAGGATGCGGTGCGCCAGCCGGTCGCGTACGTGACGCGGATGGTGCGCAATGCGTCGATCGACGCGTGCCGCCGGCAAAACCTCGAGAACGTCTATCACACGGAAGAGGACGACGGCTTCGACGTGCCGTCGCCCGAGCCGACGCCGGAAGCCGCGCTGCTGACGCGCGATACGCTGCGGCGCGTGTGGGCCGCGCTCGACGACCTGCCGGCGCGCAGCCGCGCGGCCTTCGAGATGGTGCGGCTGCGCGAGGAGACGCTGCAGACCGCGGCGCGCGCGCTGAACGTGTCGCAGACGCTCGTGCATTTCATGGTGCGCGATGCGGAGCGCCACTGCGCGGAATGCCTCGACGCATGCCATCGCGGTGTCGCGTGCCCGGTATTTCTCGGCGGCCGCACGCGGCGCCGGTGA
- a CDS encoding TauD/TfdA family dioxygenase: MTLLSLPTLDDLRIEPGLPTVVSPRGSDGMSIDDVAPLAREIAADTLERAGGVLFTGFHVPSIDAFQQFAASFGDPLIGYEYASTPRSQVEGAVYTSTEYPPHRAIPLHNEQSYTREWPLRIWFHCALAAPKGGATPIADSRAVYRALDPALVARFEKRELLYVRNFGQGLDLPWQQSFGTDEPAEVERMCAARGIECAWRTDDDGELLLRTRERCQAVARHPRTGERVWFNQANLFHLSALDDDMQEALVDAVGLENVPRNVYYGDGEPLEADALAEIRGVLDQQRIVFPWRTGDVLMLDNMLTAHARDPFEGPRKVVVAMAQSYTVPRDRTEDR; the protein is encoded by the coding sequence ATGACCCTGCTTTCGTTGCCGACGCTCGACGACCTGCGTATCGAGCCGGGGCTGCCCACCGTCGTGTCGCCGCGCGGCAGCGACGGGATGTCGATCGACGACGTCGCGCCGCTGGCGCGCGAGATCGCGGCCGACACGCTCGAACGGGCGGGCGGCGTGCTGTTCACGGGTTTTCACGTGCCGTCGATCGACGCGTTCCAGCAGTTCGCGGCGTCGTTCGGCGATCCGCTGATCGGCTATGAATACGCGTCGACGCCGCGCAGCCAGGTCGAGGGCGCCGTCTACACGTCGACCGAGTACCCGCCGCACCGCGCGATTCCGCTGCACAACGAGCAGTCGTATACGCGCGAATGGCCGCTGCGGATCTGGTTCCACTGCGCGCTCGCCGCGCCGAAGGGCGGGGCGACGCCGATCGCGGACAGCCGTGCCGTCTACCGTGCGCTCGATCCGGCGCTCGTCGCGCGTTTCGAGAAGCGCGAGCTGCTGTACGTGCGCAATTTCGGGCAGGGGCTCGACCTGCCGTGGCAGCAGTCGTTCGGCACCGACGAACCGGCCGAGGTCGAACGGATGTGCGCGGCGCGCGGCATCGAATGCGCGTGGCGCACCGACGACGACGGCGAGCTGCTGCTGCGCACGCGCGAACGCTGCCAGGCCGTCGCGCGCCATCCGCGCACCGGCGAGCGCGTGTGGTTCAACCAGGCGAACCTGTTTCACCTGTCGGCGCTCGACGACGACATGCAGGAAGCGCTCGTCGACGCGGTCGGGCTCGAGAACGTGCCGCGCAACGTCTATTACGGCGACGGCGAGCCGCTCGAAGCCGACGCGCTCGCGGAGATCCGCGGCGTGCTCGACCAGCAGCGCATCGTGTTCCCGTGGCGCACGGGCGACGTGCTGATGCTCGACAACATGCTGACCGCGCATGCGCGCGACCCGTTCGAGGGGCCGCGCAAGGTCGTCGTCGCGATGGCGCAGAGTTATACGGTCCCGCGCGACCGAACGGAGGATCGATGA
- a CDS encoding fimbrial protein — MSGARRNAGGAYAWLRWCVVALFAAMVQPAWAVRCVADGGGTVLTEAIGNVASYPTDAPDGYVIWVSPPRTTTGYCYKDLGGDMATFGESIYFYANPEKQTPAAWGLEIGIRYLGEDYFGRSSQPGDGVKTNTYVDSCWTFPKCERFPLSITYQVVVRKRGNWSQPPSDIYAVFQFDGRGGLNYINPSFRYKLSGLQKLKPTPCTVDVLVTPEPGIVNFGQVQTSGNGFLPAVPRKRFSLSLTKKCSIPVRVDGYFEATKGTVQNGLLVPESKSNFGIGLEDSQGKPIEFNKQFTLTQFPANVANQSVTLDAVLKAFGPPKIGPFNASATIRIFLY; from the coding sequence ATGAGCGGCGCACGGCGAAACGCCGGCGGTGCGTACGCATGGCTGAGATGGTGCGTGGTCGCGCTGTTTGCCGCGATGGTTCAGCCCGCATGGGCGGTGCGCTGTGTCGCGGACGGCGGCGGCACGGTGCTGACGGAAGCGATCGGCAATGTTGCGTCGTATCCGACCGATGCGCCGGATGGATACGTGATCTGGGTGTCGCCGCCGCGCACGACGACGGGATACTGCTACAAGGATCTCGGCGGCGACATGGCGACGTTCGGGGAGTCGATCTATTTCTATGCGAACCCCGAAAAGCAGACCCCGGCTGCGTGGGGGCTCGAGATCGGCATTCGCTATCTTGGCGAAGACTACTTCGGCCGCAGCAGTCAGCCCGGCGATGGCGTGAAGACGAATACTTACGTCGACTCTTGCTGGACGTTCCCGAAGTGCGAGAGGTTTCCGCTGAGCATCACCTATCAGGTCGTGGTGCGCAAGCGCGGCAACTGGTCGCAGCCGCCGTCCGACATCTACGCGGTGTTCCAGTTCGATGGCAGAGGCGGCCTGAACTACATCAATCCGAGCTTTCGCTACAAGTTGAGCGGGCTGCAGAAACTCAAGCCGACGCCGTGCACGGTCGACGTGCTGGTGACGCCCGAGCCGGGCATCGTCAACTTCGGGCAGGTGCAGACGTCAGGCAACGGGTTCCTGCCGGCCGTGCCGCGCAAGCGGTTTTCGCTGTCGCTGACCAAGAAGTGCAGCATTCCGGTGCGCGTCGACGGTTACTTCGAAGCGACGAAGGGCACTGTGCAAAACGGCTTGCTGGTGCCTGAAAGCAAGAGCAACTTTGGCATCGGCCTGGAAGACAGTCAGGGCAAGCCGATCGAATTCAACAAGCAATTCACGCTCACGCAGTTTCCGGCCAACGTCGCCAACCAGAGCGTGACGCTTGATGCCGTGCTGAAGGCGTTCGGCCCGCCGAAGATCGGTCCGTTCAACGCGTCGGCGACGATCCGGATTTTCCTTTACTGA
- a CDS encoding fimbria/pilus outer membrane usher protein produces the protein MLVVGSQSHATEFNSSFLNIDGSNNVDLSQFSQADFTLPGEYMLDVQVNDLFYGLQAIEFIAVDASGAGKPCLRPELVAQFGLKPSLAKDLPRFQGGRCVDLGAIEGATVRYLKSDGRLKITIPQAALEFSDATYLPPERWSEGIPGAMLDYRVIANTNRNFGTGGGQTNSIQAYGTVGANWDAWRFRGDYQAQSNVGNTAYADRTFRFSRLYAFRALPSIQSTVTFGDDYLTSDIFDTFALTGASIRSDDRMLPPSLRGYAPLISGVARTNATVTVSQAGRVLYVTRVSPGAFALQNINTSVQGTLDVAVEEEDGSVQRFQVTTAAVPFLARAGQLRYKAAVGKPRLFGGAGITPFFGFGEIAYGLPFDVTAYGGFIAASGYTSIALGVGRDFGAFGALSADLTHARAKLWWNGATRNGNSYRINYSKHFDGLDADVRFFGYRFSEREYTNFAQFSGDPTAYGLANSKQRYSATLSKRFGDTSTYFSYDQTTYWERANEQRVGLTLTRAFSIGTLRRVNVSLSAFRTLGAGGSGNQVSVTATLPIGGRHTVTSNLTTGSGSTSVNAGYIYDDPDGRTYQINAGATDGRASANASYRQRSSAYQLTAQASTLANAYAAASLEVDGSFVATQYGVSAHANGNAGDTRLLVSTDGVPDVPLSGTLSHTDSRGYAVLDGISPYNVYDATVNVEKLPLEVQVTNPIQRMVLTDGAIGFVKFSAARGSNLYLTMTDPAGKPLPFGASVQDAANGRELGIVGEGGAAFLTQVQPKSTLAVRAGERTLCTIDTLPNQLQLEGTPIPVTCQTPGESHAATGRTER, from the coding sequence GTGCTGGTTGTCGGCAGCCAGAGCCATGCGACGGAATTCAATTCGTCGTTCCTGAACATCGACGGCTCGAACAACGTCGATCTGTCGCAGTTCTCGCAGGCGGACTTCACGCTGCCGGGCGAGTACATGCTCGACGTACAGGTCAACGACCTGTTCTACGGGCTGCAGGCGATCGAATTCATCGCCGTCGACGCGTCGGGGGCCGGCAAACCGTGCCTGCGCCCGGAGCTCGTCGCGCAATTCGGGCTGAAGCCGTCGCTCGCGAAGGACCTGCCGCGCTTCCAGGGCGGACGTTGCGTCGACCTCGGCGCGATCGAGGGGGCGACCGTGCGCTACCTGAAAAGCGACGGACGGCTCAAGATCACGATTCCGCAGGCTGCGCTCGAGTTCAGTGATGCGACCTACCTGCCGCCGGAGCGCTGGTCGGAAGGGATCCCCGGTGCGATGCTCGACTATCGCGTGATCGCGAACACGAACCGCAACTTCGGCACGGGTGGCGGGCAAACGAATTCGATCCAGGCCTACGGGACGGTTGGCGCGAACTGGGATGCGTGGCGCTTTCGCGGCGACTACCAGGCGCAATCGAACGTGGGCAACACGGCCTACGCGGACCGCACGTTCCGCTTCAGCCGGCTTTATGCATTTCGCGCGCTACCGTCGATCCAGTCGACGGTGACGTTCGGCGACGACTACCTGACGTCCGACATTTTCGACACGTTCGCGCTGACGGGCGCGTCGATCCGCAGCGACGACCGCATGCTGCCGCCTTCGCTGCGTGGTTATGCGCCGCTGATCTCGGGCGTCGCGCGCACCAATGCGACGGTGACCGTGTCGCAGGCGGGCCGCGTGTTGTACGTGACGCGCGTGTCGCCGGGCGCCTTCGCGCTGCAGAACATCAATACGAGCGTGCAGGGCACGCTCGACGTCGCGGTCGAGGAAGAAGACGGCAGCGTGCAGCGCTTCCAGGTGACGACGGCCGCCGTGCCGTTCCTCGCGCGCGCCGGGCAATTGCGCTACAAGGCCGCCGTCGGCAAGCCGCGGCTCTTCGGCGGCGCCGGCATCACGCCGTTCTTCGGCTTCGGTGAAATCGCCTACGGCCTGCCGTTCGACGTGACGGCGTACGGCGGTTTCATTGCCGCGTCGGGCTACACGTCGATCGCGCTCGGCGTGGGCCGCGACTTCGGCGCGTTCGGCGCGCTGTCGGCCGACCTCACACATGCGCGGGCGAAGCTGTGGTGGAACGGCGCGACGCGCAACGGCAACTCGTACCGCATCAACTATTCGAAGCACTTCGACGGGCTGGATGCCGACGTGCGTTTCTTCGGCTATCGCTTCTCCGAGCGCGAATACACGAACTTCGCGCAGTTCTCGGGCGACCCGACCGCGTACGGCCTCGCCAACAGCAAGCAGCGCTACTCGGCGACGCTGTCGAAGCGTTTCGGCGACACGTCGACCTATTTCTCGTACGACCAGACGACCTACTGGGAACGCGCGAACGAGCAGCGCGTCGGCCTCACGCTGACGCGCGCGTTCTCGATCGGCACGCTGCGCCGCGTGAACGTCAGCCTGTCCGCGTTCCGCACGCTCGGCGCGGGCGGCAGCGGCAACCAGGTCTCGGTTACCGCGACGTTGCCGATCGGCGGCCGCCACACCGTCACGTCGAACCTGACGACGGGTAGCGGCAGCACGAGCGTGAACGCCGGTTACATCTACGACGATCCGGATGGCCGCACCTACCAGATCAACGCGGGCGCGACCGACGGGCGCGCGTCGGCGAACGCGAGCTACCGCCAGCGCTCGTCGGCGTATCAGCTGACCGCGCAGGCGTCGACGCTCGCCAATGCGTATGCGGCCGCGTCGCTCGAAGTCGACGGGTCGTTCGTCGCGACGCAATACGGCGTTTCGGCGCACGCGAACGGCAATGCGGGCGACACGCGGCTGCTGGTGTCGACCGACGGCGTGCCCGACGTGCCGCTGTCCGGCACGCTCTCGCATACCGATTCGCGCGGTTACGCGGTGCTCGACGGCATCTCGCCGTACAACGTCTACGACGCGACCGTCAACGTCGAGAAGCTGCCGCTCGAGGTGCAGGTGACGAACCCGATCCAGCGCATGGTGCTGACCGACGGCGCGATCGGCTTCGTGAAGTTTTCCGCCGCGCGCGGCAGCAACCTGTACCTGACGATGACCGACCCGGCAGGCAAGCCGCTGCCGTTCGGTGCGTCGGTGCAGGACGCGGCGAACGGCAGGGAACTCGGCATCGTCGGCGAGGGCGGCGCGGCGTTCCTGACCCAGGTTCAACCGAAATCCACGCTGGCGGTGCGCGCGGGCGAACGCACGCTCTGCACGATCGACACGCTGCCGAACCAGCTCCAACTCGAAGGCACGCCGATTCCGGTGACGTGCCAGACGCCCGGCGAGTCGCATGCGGCGACCGGCCGGACCGAACGATGA
- a CDS encoding calcium-binding protein encodes MQLRSSVVAAVLAASAMSAVHAQTVSAGGYSLTVLGELGGPRGSQNYGSAVSADGKTIVGFNSTWTIPGHSFAFSWSPAAGWQRLAAPANAEDSYAQTVSADGRIVGGSIGATQADNNFDRWAVRWPGDGRTQTIVPQAAGRASRVEVGNRDGSRMAGHFFSTDGRNAMFLWDVRSGFASLTPTGDSAGQFLAMNQAGNAAAGFAGNVDGVYGTRAFLWTENDGVRLLPTLGTKETVLDIAYGVSDDGRTIVGTSDTGRMLTAPYGPVPESRAVRWTDGGDAVQSLGVLDGDDYSSATSISADGRVVIGESGNSQRGGPSRVYIWTQQSGMRSLDALLAAAGISVGTLNLTGLIGASPDGQTITGQGYREDDPDGKTQFWQVHIDAATLRSLPPASPGADTLRVRTSQPKLASFKLSAKQRAPLRGNACGTGAGRAWLVQCRMPMQAAH; translated from the coding sequence ATGCAGTTGAGAAGCAGTGTGGTTGCGGCAGTGCTGGCCGCTTCGGCAATGAGCGCGGTTCACGCGCAGACGGTATCGGCGGGCGGTTATTCTCTGACGGTGTTGGGCGAGCTGGGCGGACCGCGTGGCAGCCAGAACTACGGTTCGGCCGTCAGCGCGGACGGCAAGACGATCGTCGGCTTCAACAGCACCTGGACGATACCAGGTCACTCATTCGCGTTTTCCTGGTCTCCCGCGGCCGGCTGGCAGCGGCTGGCCGCGCCGGCGAACGCCGAAGACTCTTATGCACAAACGGTATCGGCCGACGGTCGGATTGTCGGTGGCTCGATCGGCGCTACGCAAGCCGACAACAATTTCGATCGATGGGCGGTGCGATGGCCCGGCGACGGTCGCACGCAGACGATCGTGCCGCAAGCAGCGGGCCGGGCCAGCCGCGTTGAAGTCGGCAACCGCGATGGCTCCAGAATGGCCGGACATTTCTTCAGTACAGACGGCCGGAATGCGATGTTCCTGTGGGACGTGCGCAGCGGCTTCGCGAGCCTGACGCCGACAGGCGATTCGGCGGGACAGTTCTTGGCGATGAACCAGGCGGGCAACGCAGCGGCAGGTTTCGCCGGCAATGTCGATGGGGTGTACGGAACCCGTGCATTCTTGTGGACCGAGAACGACGGGGTCCGGCTATTGCCGACGCTCGGCACGAAGGAGACGGTGCTGGATATCGCGTATGGCGTGAGTGACGATGGACGGACGATCGTCGGGACGTCCGACACCGGAAGGATGCTGACGGCTCCGTACGGACCGGTACCGGAATCGAGAGCCGTGCGATGGACGGATGGCGGCGATGCCGTTCAGTCGCTCGGTGTTCTCGACGGCGACGACTACAGCAGCGCAACCTCGATCAGTGCCGACGGGCGTGTCGTGATTGGCGAATCGGGCAATAGCCAGCGAGGCGGTCCGTCGCGCGTCTACATCTGGACACAGCAAAGCGGCATGCGCAGTCTCGATGCGCTGCTCGCGGCCGCGGGCATTTCGGTCGGCACGCTGAACTTGACCGGCTTGATCGGCGCCAGCCCGGACGGCCAGACCATCACGGGGCAAGGCTATCGCGAAGACGACCCCGACGGGAAGACGCAGTTCTGGCAAGTGCACATCGATGCAGCGACATTGCGGTCGCTGCCGCCGGCGAGTCCGGGCGCGGACACACTGCGCGTGCGGACGTCCCAGCCGAAGCTTGCGTCGTTCAAGTTGTCGGCGAAGCAACGCGCGCCGCTGCGCGGCAACGCGTGCGGCACGGGCGCCGGCCGTGCGTGGCTCGTGCAATGCCGGATGCCGATGCAAGCAGCACATTGA
- a CDS encoding fimbrial protein: MKKSLLSAVAFAALSSSAFAAGTGTINFTGEIVAGACGIDSGSVNQTVNLGKVPTNVFKQAGDKSTPTNFDIKLTDCDTSVAQNAYFTFTGTSSAGQPKLLATIGSATNVGIRLQAASGEYLDNGAEQKAPTVLQNGTNVARFAAMYEATAAGVTPGTAEGVANFTVRYQ; the protein is encoded by the coding sequence ATGAAGAAATCCCTCCTGTCCGCCGTCGCCTTCGCAGCGCTGTCCTCGTCGGCCTTCGCAGCGGGCACCGGCACGATCAACTTCACGGGCGAGATCGTCGCGGGCGCATGCGGCATCGATTCGGGCTCGGTCAACCAGACCGTCAACCTCGGCAAGGTGCCGACCAACGTGTTCAAGCAAGCTGGCGACAAGTCCACGCCGACCAACTTCGACATCAAGCTGACCGACTGCGACACGAGCGTCGCGCAGAACGCGTACTTCACGTTCACGGGCACGTCGAGCGCGGGCCAGCCGAAGCTGCTCGCCACGATCGGTTCGGCAACCAACGTCGGCATCCGCCTGCAGGCAGCGTCGGGCGAATACCTCGACAACGGCGCCGAGCAGAAGGCACCGACCGTGCTGCAAAACGGCACGAACGTCGCACGCTTCGCGGCAATGTACGAAGCGACCGCAGCCGGCGTGACGCCGGGTACTGCCGAAGGCGTGGCGAACTTCACCGTCCGCTACCAGTAA
- a CDS encoding ABC transporter ATP-binding protein — protein MTRRTAALAARGLSVGYRDHVVIDGLDLSIAAGRVTALCGPNGCGKSTLLRTLAGLQPARAGHVEVNGQPLASFRRRALARELTMLAQFNQIPSGLTVRELVAYGRYAYGGFLRGLSRADHAAIDEALDTSGLAGDAERDVGALSGGERQRAWIAMALAQQAPIVLLDEPTTYLDIHHQLDILDALRTLNRTRGLTIVWVLHDLNQAAAYSDEIVLMRAGRLVAQGTPDAMLDPARLRAAFGVEMLKLSHPQTGAPMCVPAYGPTTDGAPQAAGVFDRDLAV, from the coding sequence ATGACGCGTCGTACCGCCGCGCTTGCCGCGCGCGGGCTGTCGGTGGGATATCGCGACCATGTCGTGATCGACGGGCTGGACCTGTCGATCGCGGCCGGCCGCGTAACCGCGCTGTGCGGACCGAACGGCTGCGGCAAGAGCACGCTGCTGCGCACGCTCGCGGGCTTGCAGCCCGCGCGTGCCGGCCATGTCGAAGTGAACGGGCAGCCGCTCGCGTCGTTTCGCCGTCGCGCGCTCGCGCGCGAGCTGACGATGCTCGCGCAGTTCAACCAGATCCCGTCGGGCCTCACGGTGCGCGAGCTCGTCGCGTACGGGCGCTATGCGTACGGCGGCTTCCTGCGCGGCCTGTCGCGCGCCGACCATGCGGCGATCGACGAGGCGCTCGACACGAGCGGCCTCGCCGGCGACGCGGAGCGCGACGTCGGCGCACTGTCGGGCGGCGAGCGCCAGCGTGCGTGGATCGCGATGGCGCTCGCGCAGCAGGCGCCGATCGTGCTGCTGGACGAACCGACGACCTATCTCGACATCCACCACCAGCTCGACATCCTCGATGCGCTGCGCACGCTGAACCGCACGCGCGGGCTGACGATCGTGTGGGTGCTGCACGACCTGAACCAGGCGGCCGCATACAGCGACGAGATCGTGCTGATGCGCGCGGGCCGCCTCGTCGCGCAGGGCACGCCCGACGCGATGCTCGATCCGGCACGACTGCGCGCAGCGTTCGGCGTCGAAATGCTGAAGCTTTCGCATCCTCAAACGGGCGCACCGATGTGCGTGCCGGCCTACGGGCCGACCACCGACGGCGCGCCGCAGGCGGCCGGTGTCTTCGACCGGGATCTCGCCGTATGA
- a CDS encoding MbtH family protein, which yields MTQATTPSADTDDLVYTVVINDEEQYSIWPTFRPVPAGWREVGVSGPKADCLAHIETVWTDMRPASLRRAMDGERASRAS from the coding sequence ATGACGCAAGCCACGACGCCTTCCGCCGACACCGACGATCTCGTCTATACGGTCGTCATCAACGACGAAGAACAGTATTCGATCTGGCCGACGTTCCGGCCCGTGCCGGCCGGCTGGCGCGAGGTCGGCGTGAGCGGCCCGAAAGCCGACTGTCTCGCGCACATCGAGACCGTCTGGACCGACATGCGCCCCGCGAGCCTGCGCCGCGCGATGGACGGCGAGCGCGCATCGCGCGCGTCGTGA
- a CDS encoding molecular chaperone: MKLLSSLFLRRATCALAAFGTLLAGAAQAAIVPDRTRVIFNEGEQAAVVTITNKSTTYPYLVQSWLEDAKGNKITSPLMVVPPLQRVEANERNVLRIAKLPGTELPADRESVFYLNIREVPPKTDTPNTLQIALHTQMKLFYRPKAVQPARDEDWTLPMTLRVDAAAHKLVFDNPTPYHITIVDVASGAQKTHVPLEPVMVSPMSTADVPFKAATPATLFVTHVDDYGGQVAVEYACEAGACKSVKK; encoded by the coding sequence ATGAAACTTCTTTCTTCTCTTTTCCTGCGGCGCGCGACCTGCGCGCTCGCAGCCTTCGGCACGCTGCTGGCGGGCGCCGCGCAGGCGGCGATCGTGCCCGATCGCACGCGCGTGATCTTCAACGAAGGCGAACAGGCCGCCGTCGTCACGATCACCAACAAGAGCACGACATATCCGTATCTCGTGCAGTCGTGGCTCGAGGACGCGAAGGGCAACAAGATCACGTCGCCGCTGATGGTCGTGCCGCCGTTGCAGCGCGTCGAGGCGAACGAGCGCAACGTGCTGCGGATCGCGAAGCTGCCGGGCACCGAGCTGCCGGCCGATCGCGAATCGGTGTTCTACCTGAACATCCGCGAAGTGCCGCCGAAGACCGATACGCCGAACACGCTGCAGATCGCGCTGCATACGCAGATGAAGCTGTTCTACCGGCCGAAGGCCGTGCAGCCGGCGCGCGACGAGGACTGGACGCTGCCGATGACGTTGCGCGTCGATGCGGCCGCGCACAAGCTCGTGTTCGACAATCCGACGCCGTATCACATCACGATCGTCGACGTGGCGTCGGGTGCGCAGAAGACGCACGTGCCGCTGGAGCCGGTGATGGTGAGCCCGATGAGCACGGCCGACGTGCCGTTCAAGGCCGCGACGCCCGCGACGCTGTTCGTCACGCACGTCGACGATTACGGCGGCCAGGTGGCGGTCGAGTATGCGTGCGAGGCCGGTGCGTGCAAGAGCGTGAAGAAATGA